From the Candidatus Methylomirabilota bacterium genome, one window contains:
- a CDS encoding ATPase: MKTPIVGRRRYDTASSKKSVGSETDSYLAKGAPGKMVVCHGCHAISTGRRWYQDEEVYAKLLKAETLREVYCPACEKIRDGYPSGQVTLKGEFLAEHQDEILRIISNEEKRARGLNPLHRIMSLREENGQLEITTTDEKLAQRIGRELRKACGGTVAYGWSHDNKFLRVQWER, translated from the coding sequence ATGAAGACACCCATTGTTGGACGCAGACGCTACGATACTGCTTCGTCCAAGAAGAGCGTGGGTTCCGAGACCGATTCTTACCTGGCCAAGGGAGCGCCCGGTAAGATGGTGGTATGTCACGGGTGCCATGCCATCTCGACGGGGAGACGATGGTATCAGGATGAGGAGGTCTACGCAAAGCTCCTCAAAGCAGAAACGTTGAGAGAGGTGTATTGTCCGGCGTGTGAAAAGATTCGTGACGGCTACCCGAGCGGGCAGGTGACGCTGAAGGGAGAGTTCCTGGCCGAGCATCAGGATGAGATCCTGCGTATCATTAGCAACGAGGAGAAACGGGCCAGGGGGCTTAACCCGCTTCACCGGATCATGAGCCTCCGCGAGGAGAACGGGCAGCTTGAGATTACGACAACCGATGAGAAGCTGGCGCAGCGGATCGGACGGGAGCTCCGCAAGGCCTGCGGGGGGACCGTCGCGTACGGCTGGTCGCATGATAACAAATTCCTCCGGGTGCAGTGGGAGCGTTGA
- a CDS encoding phosphotransferase, whose amino-acid sequence MTVQHEALAHYLEAVLGGVVQVQAVRPLTGDESPIAGKDLGVLRGRDLKAFGYGRPIQIDLLLNGTPRSYVLSTMRSGPGFGHDHMADRAGALIWAHDAYGKLARHVESVDVGFFTREGQLQSAGGADEYFLLVEKIEGATYRLDLERIRTEGKATDLDFDRARALSEYLAKIHAEKGRDEQLYFRRIRDLIGHGEGIMGILDGYPHEYPLLPCKQQYVVESGCVAWRQYLKEKTTRLSIVHGDFHPWNILFREGTDFTLLDRSRGEWGEPADDIAALSINFLFFSLLRSGRMEGPFRELFDLFYGAYLERTRDLELNSVIPPFYVFRALVIASPRWYPDLPEEVRVKLFRFVRTMLRVDQFDHKDLNRYLM is encoded by the coding sequence ATGACCGTGCAGCACGAGGCGTTGGCCCACTATCTCGAAGCGGTCCTCGGCGGCGTTGTACAGGTGCAGGCCGTTCGGCCGCTCACGGGTGATGAATCTCCCATCGCTGGGAAGGATCTCGGAGTTTTGCGGGGTCGCGATCTGAAGGCGTTCGGCTACGGCCGGCCGATCCAGATCGACCTGCTCCTGAACGGAACCCCTCGCTCCTACGTGCTGTCCACGATGCGGAGCGGTCCGGGCTTTGGCCACGATCACATGGCTGATAGGGCAGGCGCCTTGATCTGGGCGCATGACGCCTACGGGAAACTGGCGCGCCACGTGGAGAGCGTTGACGTCGGCTTCTTCACGCGCGAAGGGCAGTTGCAATCGGCCGGAGGCGCAGACGAGTACTTCCTCCTTGTGGAGAAGATTGAGGGGGCCACGTATCGGCTTGATCTGGAGCGGATTCGAACAGAGGGGAAGGCGACCGATCTGGATTTCGACCGGGCCAGGGCGTTGTCGGAATATCTGGCGAAGATCCACGCGGAGAAGGGTCGGGATGAACAACTGTACTTCCGTCGGATCCGCGATCTGATCGGCCATGGCGAGGGGATCATGGGGATTCTTGATGGGTATCCGCATGAGTATCCGCTCCTCCCTTGCAAACAGCAATACGTCGTAGAGAGCGGATGTGTGGCCTGGCGACAGTACCTGAAAGAGAAGACCACGCGCCTGAGCATCGTTCATGGGGACTTTCATCCCTGGAACATCCTCTTTCGAGAGGGCACCGATTTCACGCTGCTCGACCGGAGTCGTGGGGAGTGGGGGGAGCCGGCCGACGACATCGCAGCCCTCAGCATCAATTTCCTCTTCTTCTCGCTCTTGCGGTCGGGTCGCATGGAGGGGCCGTTCCGTGAGCTGTTTGATCTCTTCTACGGCGCATACCTTGAGCGGACCCGCGATCTGGAGCTGAACTCTGTAATCCCGCCCTTCTATGTCTTCCGGGCTCTGGTCATCGCGAGCCCGCGCTGGTACCCTGACCTTCCGGAGGAGGTGCGTGTCAAGTTGTTCCGGTTCGTCCGGACGATGCTCCGGGTCGACCAGTTCGATCACAAGGATCTCAATCGGTATCTGATGTGA
- a CDS encoding CBS domain-containing protein has product MRVKDRMRRSLVSVAQTDTLDHALTTLKRFNIRHLPVVKGDRVVGIVSDRDVKKAAPSPFDYPTAEEFRAFTSAVTVKEIMTKEVVTVAPLTPIEEAASLMSQKRIGALPVVQEGRLVGMITETDVLGVMTEMMGATQTASRIEIEIPASPGTLTEVIGIVEGQQVEIASLVTLPAREGARRLVILRLRTINPDPVVRALEERGYPQVVGEFVH; this is encoded by the coding sequence ATGCGAGTTAAGGATCGAATGAGGCGCTCGCTGGTCAGTGTCGCACAGACCGACACGTTGGATCACGCGCTGACGACGTTGAAGCGGTTCAACATTCGCCACCTGCCGGTGGTCAAGGGGGACCGTGTAGTGGGGATTGTGTCGGATCGGGATGTCAAGAAGGCCGCCCCCTCTCCCTTCGACTATCCGACCGCGGAGGAGTTTCGGGCCTTTACGTCCGCGGTGACCGTCAAGGAGATCATGACGAAGGAGGTCGTCACGGTCGCTCCGCTCACCCCCATCGAGGAGGCGGCCAGCCTGATGAGTCAGAAGCGGATCGGCGCGCTGCCGGTCGTTCAGGAGGGAAGGCTGGTCGGGATGATCACGGAGACCGATGTCCTTGGTGTCATGACCGAGATGATGGGGGCTACGCAGACCGCGTCTCGCATCGAGATCGAGATTCCGGCGAGCCCAGGAACGCTCACCGAGGTCATCGGGATCGTCGAGGGACAGCAGGTGGAGATTGCCAGTCTCGTGACCCTGCCGGCTCGTGAAGGGGCGAGGCGTCTTGTGATCTTGAGGCTTCGGACCATCAATCCGGACCCCGTCGTCAGAGCGTTGGAGGAGCGCGGCTATCCGCAGGTTGTGGGCGAGTTCGT
- a CDS encoding Hsp20/alpha crystallin family protein — MALVKWTPFGDLTTFRREMDRVFERFFGELPRLDLSGAGWTPHLDMTETKDRVIVKAELPGLEAKDLDITISGNTLSLKGEKQHVKEEHDEHHHLLERSYGAFTRTVELPAPVAADKIKAAFKNGVLTITLPKTEEAKRKAIPIQIE, encoded by the coding sequence ATGGCGCTCGTAAAGTGGACACCATTCGGCGATCTGACCACGTTCAGGCGAGAGATGGACCGAGTGTTCGAGCGGTTTTTCGGCGAACTGCCTCGTCTGGACCTGTCCGGAGCGGGATGGACTCCGCACCTGGACATGACCGAAACCAAGGACCGCGTGATTGTGAAGGCTGAGCTTCCCGGACTGGAGGCCAAAGACCTGGATATTACCATCTCCGGGAACACGCTGAGCCTGAAGGGGGAGAAGCAACACGTCAAAGAGGAACATGACGAACACCATCACCTGCTTGAGCGCTCCTATGGGGCCTTTACTCGGACGGTCGAACTCCCGGCGCCGGTAGCCGCCGATAAGATCAAAGCGGCCTTCAAAAACGGTGTGCTGACTATCACCCTCCCGAAGACGGAGGAAGCCAAGCGAAAGGCGATCCCGATTCAGATTGAATGA
- a CDS encoding adenylyl-sulfate kinase has protein sequence MAWVAWFTGLPGSGKSSVAREAARRLEARGIRVRVLELDEIRRVVTPSPSYTAQEREVVYRALAYMAWLLYHEGISVIIDATAHRRWFRDVARALIPAFAEIYLRASLPTCRARAGHRYGGYAPADVYGQAGREGSTVPGVDEMYEPPHHPELVLDTEALHVTDAAEQAVRFLEAFQVGRATSLIEYGS, from the coding sequence ATGGCGTGGGTAGCGTGGTTCACCGGACTTCCAGGAAGCGGCAAGAGCAGCGTGGCCCGCGAGGCCGCCCGGCGCCTCGAGGCGCGCGGAATCCGGGTGCGGGTGTTGGAGCTTGACGAGATCCGACGGGTGGTCACCCCTTCGCCAAGCTACACAGCCCAGGAACGCGAGGTCGTATATCGCGCCCTGGCCTATATGGCGTGGCTTCTCTACCACGAAGGGATAAGTGTGATCATCGATGCGACCGCCCACAGGCGATGGTTTCGCGATGTCGCCCGCGCGCTGATTCCTGCATTTGCTGAGATCTATCTTCGCGCGTCGCTGCCGACGTGCCGCGCGCGGGCGGGGCATCGGTATGGCGGCTACGCCCCCGCCGATGTCTACGGGCAAGCGGGCCGCGAGGGTTCGACTGTTCCCGGCGTCGATGAGATGTATGAGCCGCCGCATCATCCTGAGCTGGTGCTTGATACCGAGGCGCTTCACGTGACGGACGCTGCAGAACAGGCGGTGAGGTTTCTTGAAGCATTTCAGGTCGGCCGGGCGACCAGTCTTATTGAATACGGATCGTGA
- a CDS encoding methionine adenosyltransferase, whose protein sequence is MSQALVQRLQQPPIGEQRVEIVERKGLGHPDSICDAVMEEIARAINAEYQQRFGRVLHNNIDKGLLVAGRVRRRLGGGRVLQPMELVIGDRATYRVGRVRVPIKEIAVEAAKEWLRKSLRHLNPDKHLRYRVVLAEGSDELADIFRREGVREANDTSAAVGYAPLSETEQMVLWVERHLNSTGFKTVFPETGEDVKVMGVRADRELNLTVAMPLLCEAIASEAAYFRRKTEIVQALRQALPFSPGLDKIGLVLNPLDREGRGLGGMYLSLLGTSAEDADSGQVGRGNRVNGVIPLNRPVGGEAAAGKNPVSHIGKIYTVLSHRMADQIYQRVNGVREVYVWLVGQIGQPVDQPWVAVQLIQASDAEYERIRQESQMVIDGELNRLTDFCSELTEGRYPVC, encoded by the coding sequence ATGTCGCAGGCGCTTGTTCAACGGTTACAGCAGCCGCCCATCGGCGAGCAGCGAGTCGAGATTGTCGAGCGGAAAGGGTTGGGTCATCCCGACTCGATCTGCGACGCTGTAATGGAGGAGATCGCGCGGGCCATCAACGCCGAATATCAACAACGTTTCGGCCGGGTCCTTCATAACAATATCGACAAGGGACTCCTGGTGGCGGGACGGGTGCGCCGGCGGCTCGGCGGCGGGCGCGTGCTGCAACCGATGGAGCTGGTGATCGGCGACCGTGCGACGTATCGCGTCGGGAGGGTCCGCGTCCCAATCAAGGAGATCGCGGTGGAGGCGGCTAAAGAGTGGTTGCGCAAGTCGCTGCGCCACCTGAATCCGGACAAGCACCTGCGATACCGGGTTGTGCTCGCGGAGGGCTCCGACGAATTGGCCGATATCTTCAGGCGCGAGGGGGTCAGAGAAGCCAATGACACCTCGGCGGCCGTCGGCTACGCGCCCCTGAGCGAGACCGAACAGATGGTTCTCTGGGTGGAGCGGCATCTGAACTCTACCGGCTTCAAGACGGTATTTCCTGAAACAGGGGAGGATGTGAAGGTCATGGGGGTCCGCGCGGACCGGGAGCTGAATCTGACGGTTGCCATGCCGCTCCTGTGCGAGGCGATTGCGTCTGAAGCGGCCTATTTCCGCAGGAAGACGGAGATTGTGCAGGCCCTGCGTCAGGCGTTACCGTTCTCGCCAGGCTTGGATAAGATCGGCCTGGTCTTGAATCCGCTGGATCGAGAGGGTCGCGGGCTGGGCGGCATGTACCTCTCGCTGCTCGGGACCTCTGCGGAGGACGCCGATTCCGGGCAGGTAGGACGGGGCAATCGTGTCAATGGGGTGATTCCGCTGAACCGGCCGGTAGGCGGCGAGGCGGCGGCCGGGAAGAACCCGGTCAGCCATATCGGTAAGATCTACACGGTTCTGTCGCACCGGATGGCCGATCAGATCTACCAGCGGGTCAATGGAGTGCGCGAGGTCTATGTCTGGCTTGTGGGTCAGATCGGTCAACCGGTCGATCAGCCGTGGGTGGCGGTCCAACTGATCCAGGCGTCTGATGCGGAGTATGAGCGGATCAGGCAAGAGTCTCAGATGGTAATCGATGGGGAACTGAACCGCTTGACCGATTTTTGCAGTGAGTTGACCGAGGGGAGGTATCCGGTTTGTTGA